CCGCTGCGCCCGCTGGGCGACGGCGGCGCGACCAAGGTCTTTGTCGGCCAGTGGCAGGCAGTCTGGATCGATTTCATCGTGACCGCGGATGCCCCTCTCGGGCGGCAATCGGTCGAGATCGCCCTTGCGACCAGCACCGGTCAGGACCTCGGCAGCCACACGGTATCGCTCGACATCCACGCCCTCGACCTCGCGCCGCTGTCGATCCCCGTCACGCAATGGATGCACTGCGACTGCATCGCCCAGTACTACGGGATCGAGCCCTTCTCCGGAGCTTTCTGGACCTCGGTCGAGGCCTACGCCAAGGCCGCGGCCGAGATCGGGATCACCTCGCTTCTGGCGCCGGTCTGGACGCCGGTCCTCGACACGGCCGTCGGCGCGCAGCGACTGACCTGCCAGCTTCTCGGCATCGCGGCGGATGCGCAGGGCCACTATGACTTTGACTTTTCCCTGCTGCGTCGCTGGCTGGGGATCATGCACGACGCCGGCCTGCAACAAATTGAAATCGCGCACTTCTTTACCCAGTGGGGCGCCGAGGCGACTCCGCCGATCTACGTCACGCGCAACGGCGCGACGACGCGCGAATTCGGCTGGGACGTGCCCGCAACCGACCCCTCCTACCGCAAGCTGCTCGAACAGCTCGTGCCCGCGCTGCGCGAGGTACTCGACGCCGAATGGGGTCTCGATCGCGTGATCTTCCACATCTCCGACGAGCCCACCGCCGCGATGGCGCCGACCTATCGCGCCGCCAAGAACGTGGTGGCCGACCTGCTCGACGGCTGCACGATCGTCGACGCAATGAGTGCCTTCTCTCTTTTCGAGGAAGGCATCGTCGATACCCCCGTTGTCGCCACGAACCATGCCGCGCCCTTCATCGAGGCGGGCGTGGACAACATGTGGCTCTATTACTGCGTAGGCCAGAACCGCGACGTAGCGAACCGATTCTTCGCGATGCCGCCGAGCCGCAACCGGGTCTTCGGCAGCCAGCTTTTCGTGACCAAAGCGGCAGGCTTCCTTCACTGGGGCTTCAACTTCTACAACACCTACCTGTCCAAACGCGCGCTCGATCCCTTTCTCGAGCCGGACGCGGGCGGCGCCTTTCCCGCGGGCGACCCGTTCATCGTCTACCCCGGTCCCGATTACACCGTCTGGCATTCCACGCGTGGGATGGTGTTCGGCGAAGCACTCGAGGATCTGCGCCTGATGCAGGCCCTCGAGGAGCGCAAGGGCCGCGAGGCGGTTCTCGATCTCATCGATCCGGAGCGGACGATGTCGCTGTCGCACTATCCGACCGACCCTGTGTTCTATCTCGATCTGCGCAACGCGCTGGTCGCGGCCCTCGCAGCCTGACACGGATGGAACAAGGCCCTGCCGGAAGACCCCCTTCCCTCCGGCAGGGCCTGACCGGTTTGCGCGTCGGCACATGCGTTTCCGACGGCTGTGCGGACCGGAAAAGACGAAGGAAATACCGACCTCCAGATATGGCGCAAGATTGGGGAAAGGCTTGCGCGCTCTGCCTCTCGCCCCACGACCGCCTGCTGCTCATCATGGCCTCCTTGCCTCAAAATTAGCAAAGAAGGCGTCCACGATACACGGGGCTATTCAGCCCCGGAAGCTGCCGCGCAAGTAAGCCATTGATATAAAAAACACCGATAT
The nucleotide sequence above comes from Celeribacter indicus. Encoded proteins:
- a CDS encoding DUF4091 domain-containing protein, producing the protein MTPTSPSIPRDWTTYLCDSLEKIFPDTKPRPLPEAFTFSTWRGGRVSLQVAILPPDVTTGAVVPHPPEGLLPGVVTTPRTGAGITAKVSSVDLVPARFLAFENHDDNYLRDDAGLWPDPLRPLGDGGATKVFVGQWQAVWIDFIVTADAPLGRQSVEIALATSTGQDLGSHTVSLDIHALDLAPLSIPVTQWMHCDCIAQYYGIEPFSGAFWTSVEAYAKAAAEIGITSLLAPVWTPVLDTAVGAQRLTCQLLGIAADAQGHYDFDFSLLRRWLGIMHDAGLQQIEIAHFFTQWGAEATPPIYVTRNGATTREFGWDVPATDPSYRKLLEQLVPALREVLDAEWGLDRVIFHISDEPTAAMAPTYRAAKNVVADLLDGCTIVDAMSAFSLFEEGIVDTPVVATNHAAPFIEAGVDNMWLYYCVGQNRDVANRFFAMPPSRNRVFGSQLFVTKAAGFLHWGFNFYNTYLSKRALDPFLEPDAGGAFPAGDPFIVYPGPDYTVWHSTRGMVFGEALEDLRLMQALEERKGREAVLDLIDPERTMSLSHYPTDPVFYLDLRNALVAALAA